From the genome of Ctenopharyngodon idella isolate HZGC_01 chromosome 23, HZGC01, whole genome shotgun sequence, one region includes:
- the thtpa gene encoding thiamine-triphosphatase: protein MTVEVERKFVCNAEIMGKLQDIGAECIGQRQFQDQYFDSPDFILTLKDFWLRCREGLWELKCPAVSRTIPNNETQTLCTRYREITNFPLIQSEVSRIISEHAAEGSESNSSQREQIDKVAENEDTEISSADDTKWLTDLNLICFAEFKTKRCSYMLEREGAVRVDLDQADFGYCVGEIEVLVPEGGDMNAALQRITSTAAELGLSCEKKVQGKMHVYLQKYRPDHYAKLLNAQIL, encoded by the exons ATGACTGTAGAGGTGGAAAGAAAATTTGTTTGTAATGCAGAAATTATGGGGAAACTACAGGATATTGGAG CTGAATGCATCGGTCAGCGGCAGTTTCAAGACCAGTACTTTGACTCTCCAGATTTCATCCTAACACTAAAAGATTTCTGGCTGAGATGCCGAGAGGGATTGTGGGAATTGAAATGCCCTGCAGTTTCACGAACTATACCCAACAATGAAACTCAGACCCTTTGCACACGATACAGAGAGATAACCAATTTCCCTCTGATTCAATCAGAAGTCAGCAGGATTATCAGTGAACACGCTGCTGAAGGGAGTGAATCAAATTCCTCACAAAGGGAACAAATTGACAAAGTGGCAGAAAACGAGGACACAGAGATCTCTTCAGCAGATGACACAAAGTGGCTGACTGACCTCAATCTCATCTGTTTTGCTGAGTTCAAGACCAAGCGCTGCTCATACATGCTAGAGAGAGAAGGTGCAGTGCGGGTGGATCTGGACCAGGCTGATTTCGGATATTGTGTGGGAGAGATTGAGGTTCTGGTGCCTGAAGGAGGTGACATGAATGCAGCTCTGCAGAGGATTACAAGCACTGCTGCAGAACTGG GTTTAAGCTGTGAGAAGAAAGTACAGGGGAAAATGCATGTTTACCTTCAAAAATATCGACCGGACCACTATGCAAAACTTCTTAATGCTCAAATTTTATGA